A genomic segment from Pseudomonas sp. S09G 359 encodes:
- a CDS encoding PTS transporter subunit EIIB: MLDKLKQAFWKALTPDLIAETVVAPAQGLLSADVLAALGGADNLKSQQRVALTRVRVQLQDAAKFDAAALKAAGVPAAMVLTGGIVHLLTGLQAK, encoded by the coding sequence ATGTTGGATAAATTGAAGCAGGCCTTCTGGAAAGCCCTGACCCCGGATTTGATTGCCGAAACGGTCGTTGCACCCGCTCAGGGTTTGTTGTCAGCTGATGTGCTGGCGGCGTTGGGTGGGGCGGATAACCTCAAGTCGCAACAGCGCGTGGCACTGACGCGGGTGCGTGTGCAGTTGCAGGATGCGGCGAAGTTTGATGCTGCGGCGTTAAAGGCAGCGGGCGTGCCGGCAGCAATGGTATTGACGGGCGGGATAGTGCATCTGCTCACCGGCCTACAAGCCAAGTGA
- the ptsP gene encoding phosphoenolpyruvate--protein phosphotransferase, protein MTTTQSLELLAPLTGVLLALDQVPDPVFASRMIGDGLCIDPTSQTLCAPLAGVISNIQDSGHAVSITADNGVQVLMHIGLDSVNLAGQGFTRLVQEGQRVEAGQALIEFDADYVALNAKSLLTLMLVVSGEPFSLLANGLVELGQPVLKVMPGAGAEEVMEEEGDALFSKPLTLPNANGLHARPAAVLAQAAKGFNASIYLHKQTQSANAKSLVAIMALQTVHGDTLQVSAAGQDADAAITALVALLLQGCGETVAAPAAVVEPLPSATLLRGVCASPGSAFGQVVQVREPELAITEQGAGETAERAALERGLLAATEALQTLQGKAAGSAQAEIFRAHQELLEDPTLLEQAHALLAEGKSAAFAWNSATAATVKLFQGLGNALIAERAADLADVGLRVLKLILGIADSAWDLPERAILVAEQLTPSQTASLDTRKVLGFITVGGGATSHVAILARALGLPAICGVPVQVLALANGKQVLLDADRGELHLEPNLADIEQRETARQQQAARRQRDVAQAALPAITRDGHHVEITANVASLQEVEQSLTLGGEGVGLLRSEFLYLDRNRAPSPAEQASTYSAIARALGTERNLVVRTLDVGGDKPLAYVPMDAETNPFLGLRGIRLCLERPELLREQFRAILASAGLARLHIMLPMVSLLSELQRARTMLEEEALALGLTELPKLGIMIEVPSAALMADVFAPHVDFFSIGTNDLTQYTLAMDRDHPRLASQADSLHPAVLRLIATTVKAAHAHGKWVGVCGALASEVLAVPVLVGLGVDELSVSVPLIPTIKASVRELDLADCQSIARQVLALEEAGQVREALRDYQTATVVLEN, encoded by the coding sequence ATGACCACAACTCAATCGCTGGAATTGCTGGCGCCCCTGACCGGGGTGCTGCTGGCGCTGGATCAGGTGCCCGACCCGGTGTTCGCCAGCCGTATGATTGGCGACGGCCTGTGCATCGATCCCACCTCGCAGACGCTCTGCGCGCCGCTGGCTGGGGTTATCAGCAACATCCAGGACAGTGGGCATGCGGTCAGCATCACCGCCGACAACGGCGTGCAGGTGCTGATGCACATCGGCCTGGACAGCGTGAACCTGGCGGGCCAGGGCTTCACCCGCCTGGTGCAGGAAGGCCAGCGGGTAGAGGCCGGGCAAGCGCTGATCGAATTCGATGCCGACTACGTGGCGCTCAATGCAAAGAGTTTGCTGACCTTGATGCTGGTGGTCAGTGGCGAGCCGTTCAGCCTGTTGGCGAACGGTTTGGTGGAGTTGGGCCAGCCGGTGCTGAAAGTAATGCCCGGTGCTGGCGCTGAAGAGGTGATGGAAGAGGAGGGCGATGCACTGTTCTCCAAGCCGCTGACCCTGCCCAACGCCAACGGTTTGCACGCGCGCCCGGCGGCCGTATTGGCCCAGGCGGCGAAGGGTTTCAACGCGAGCATCTACTTGCACAAGCAAACCCAGAGCGCCAACGCCAAGTCGCTGGTGGCGATCATGGCGTTGCAAACCGTGCACGGCGATACCTTGCAAGTCAGCGCGGCGGGGCAGGACGCCGACGCGGCAATCACGGCACTGGTTGCGTTGTTGCTGCAAGGCTGCGGCGAGACGGTCGCGGCGCCGGCTGCAGTGGTTGAGCCGCTGCCCTCGGCGACATTGCTGCGGGGCGTGTGTGCTTCGCCGGGTTCGGCGTTCGGCCAGGTGGTTCAAGTACGCGAGCCCGAGCTGGCGATCACTGAACAAGGCGCCGGTGAAACCGCCGAGCGCGCCGCCTTGGAACGCGGCCTGCTGGCCGCGACCGAGGCGTTGCAAACCTTACAAGGCAAAGCTGCCGGCAGTGCCCAGGCGGAGATTTTCCGCGCCCATCAGGAACTGCTCGAAGACCCGACCCTGCTCGAGCAGGCCCACGCCCTGTTGGCCGAGGGCAAGAGCGCCGCATTTGCCTGGAACAGCGCCACCGCGGCCACCGTCAAACTGTTCCAGGGCCTGGGCAATGCCTTGATCGCCGAACGTGCGGCGGACCTGGCCGATGTCGGCCTGCGGGTGCTCAAACTGATCCTCGGTATTGCGGACAGCGCCTGGGACTTGCCCGAACGCGCGATCCTGGTTGCCGAGCAACTCACGCCCTCACAAACCGCCAGCCTGGATACGCGCAAGGTGCTGGGGTTTATCACCGTCGGCGGCGGCGCCACCAGCCATGTGGCGATCCTCGCGCGTGCGCTTGGCTTGCCGGCCATCTGCGGCGTGCCGGTTCAGGTCCTGGCGTTGGCGAATGGCAAACAGGTGCTGCTCGATGCCGACAGGGGCGAACTGCACCTGGAGCCGAACCTGGCCGACATCGAACAACGCGAAACCGCGCGCCAGCAGCAGGCAGCTCGGCGCCAACGCGACGTGGCGCAGGCGGCATTGCCGGCCATTACCCGCGACGGCCATCACGTGGAAATCACCGCCAACGTCGCCTCGTTGCAGGAGGTGGAGCAATCCCTGACGCTGGGTGGCGAAGGCGTCGGCCTGTTGCGTTCGGAGTTTCTTTACCTGGACCGCAACCGCGCCCCAAGCCCCGCGGAACAGGCGAGCACCTACAGCGCTATCGCCCGCGCCCTGGGCACCGAGCGCAACCTGGTGGTGCGCACCCTGGATGTCGGCGGCGATAAGCCACTGGCGTATGTGCCGATGGACGCCGAGACCAATCCGTTCCTGGGTTTGCGGGGCATTCGCCTGTGCCTGGAGCGCCCCGAGCTGTTGCGCGAACAGTTCCGGGCGATCCTTGCCAGTGCCGGGCTGGCGCGGCTGCATATCATGTTGCCGATGGTCAGCCTGCTGTCGGAACTGCAGCGGGCGCGCACCATGCTTGAAGAGGAGGCGCTGGCGCTGGGCCTCACCGAGTTGCCCAAACTGGGCATCATGATCGAAGTGCCGTCCGCCGCCTTGATGGCGGACGTGTTCGCACCCCATGTGGATTTCTTCTCGATCGGCACCAATGACCTGACCCAATACACCCTGGCCATGGACCGCGACCACCCGCGCCTGGCCAGCCAGGCCGACAGCTTGCACCCGGCGGTGCTGCGCCTGATCGCCACCACCGTCAAGGCCGCCCATGCCCACGGCAAGTGGGTCGGCGTGTGCGGTGCGCTGGCGTCCGAAGTGCTGGCGGTGCCGGTGCTGGTCGGGCTGGGGGTGGATGAGCTGTCCGTCAGCGTGCCGCTGATCCCGACCATCAAGGCCAGCGTGCGCGAACTGGACCTGGCCGACTGCCAGAGTATCGCCCGCCAGGTGCTGGCCCTGGAAGAAGCCGGCCAGGTACGCGAGGCGTTACGTGACTATCAAACAGCCACCGTTGTGCTGGAGAACTGA